From a single Apium graveolens cultivar Ventura chromosome 2, ASM990537v1, whole genome shotgun sequence genomic region:
- the LOC141689244 gene encoding uncharacterized protein LOC141689244: MDRSWLKADRRTQEFKLGVDELLNFAFLNGFKQNKISCPCLRCAHSKSWNAQTVKDHLYQYGIDQTYTCWIWHGESNYVQSHVVSEQESSVDPTNMRMGQDIIDDEDISLDSSDFMNHVQGENEPLYPGCESFTKMRALVKLYNLKAKHGISDKCFSDVLLLLASMLLEGNSMPSSFGEAKKTLCTLGMDYEKIHVCPNDCLLYRGERDEDETICRICGESRWKLNKKGEELEGIPAKVLWYFPLIPRLRNLFNTAQIAKDMTWHKTERQNDGKIRHPADSKTWKDVDQRWPEFAAEARNLRLALSSDGFNPFHGPGSDHSTWPVLLSIYNLPPWLCMKRKYIMLSLLISGPNQPGNDIDVYLQPLIEDLQKLWHGKQVYDVFKKESFILRGILLWTISDYPALGNLSGNIIKGYNACVVCVDKTKATRLATYKKTVVMRHRRWLPRNHPYRRQKSAFDNTMEKLSEPIPLTGEEVLERVLPLADHVYGKTQNQPRWKKGEPRPIWKKMSIFFQLEYWKFLPVRHTLDVMHIEKNICEALTGTLLNIPGKTKDRESVRIDMAEMGIRMELRPKNSGKKEKLPMASWNLLHKEKKIVCSSLIGMKLPDGFCSNLKGIVSMDTLRLVGMKSHDCHTMLHHLLPIALRSVLQKQVRCTITRFCLFFKAICSKIIEVDKLEKMQSQLVETLCQLEKHFPPSLFDVMIHLSVHLVREVELCGPIFLRWMYPFERYMKTFKGYVRNRAHPEGCIAEAYIAEEAVECLVNFEEPTVGLTGRDKNKEKYRPLSGATMIKPSIKDLHQAHLCLLQNSNELTPYFNEHIAFLVARYPLHENDEEWLKNKQNETFPNWFQKKISSELLDVKSMVS, from the coding sequence ATGGATAGATCTTGGTTGAAAGCAGATAGAAGAACACAAGAATTTAAACTTGGAGTGGATGAATTGTTAAAttttgcatttctgaatgggtttaaacaaaataaaattagtTGTCCATGCTTAAGATGCGCTCATAGTAAATCTTGGAATGCTCAGACTGTTAAGGATCATCTTTATCAATATGGTATTGATCAAACCTATACGTGTTGGATATGGCATGGAGAGTCAAATTATGTACAGAGTCATGTAGTTTCTGAACAGGAATCATCCGTTGATCCTACAAACATGAGAATGgggcaggatattatcgatgatGAGGATATTTCGTTAGATTCTTCTGATTTTATGAATCATGTTCAAGGTGAAAATGAACCACTTTATCCTGGATGCGAGAGTTTTACAAAAATGAGAGCTTTAGTCAAGTTGTATAATTTAAAAGCAAAACATGGTATTTCTGATAAATGCTTTTCCGATGTCCTTCTTTTGCTTGCATCAATGCTTCTGGAAGGCAACAGTATGCCTTCATCTTTTGGTGAAGCCAAGAAAACTTTATGTACTTTAGGCATGGATTATGAAAAAATACATGTGTGTCCGAATGATTGTCTCTTATACCGCGGTGAGAGGGACGAAGATGAGACGATTTGCCGAATATGTGGGGAATCTAGATGGAAGTTAAACAAGAAAGGAGAAGAATTGGAAGGGATCCCTGCTAAGGTTCTGTGGTACTTTCCATTGATACCAAGATTGAGAAATTTGTTCAATACAGCTCAGATTGCGAAGGACATGACTTGGCATAAAACCGAGCGACAAAATGATGGTAAAATTAGACATCCGGCTGACTCAAAGACATGGAAGGATGTCGATCAAAGGTGGCCTGAGTTTGCTGCAGAGGCTAGGAACCTTCGGTTAGCTTTATCCTCCGATGGATTTAATCCTTTCCATGGACCAGGAAGTGATCACTCAACTTGGCCTGTGTTGCTTTCAATTTACAacctcccaccttggctttgtatGAAGAGAAAGTACATTATGCTAAGTCTATTGATATCCGGACCAAATCAGCCTGGAAATGATATTGATGTATACCTTCAACCACTTATAGAAGATTTGCAGAAATTGTGGCATGGGAAACAAGTTTATGATGTATTTAAGAAAGAGTCTTTCATACTAAGAGGAATTTTATTGTGGACAATTAGTGATTATCCAGCCTTAGGAAACTTGTCGGGTAACATCATTAAAGGATATAATGCTTGTGTAGTTTGTGTTGATAAAACAAAAGCTACCAGGTTGGCTACTTACAAAAAGACGGTGGTTATGAGACATCGTAGATGGCTGCCCAGAAATCATCCATATCGAAGGCAAAAATCAGCCTTTGATAACACCATGGAGAAGTTATCAGAACCTATTCCTTTAACTGGAGAGGAGGTGTTAGAAAGGGTACTGCCACTAGCGGACCATGTTTATGGTAAGACACAAAACCAACCTCGGTGGAAAAAAGGGGAACCTCGACCAATTTGGAAAAAGATGTCTATATTTTTTCAGCTTGAGTACTGGAAGTTTTTGCCAGTTCGCCATACTCTCGATGTGATGCatatagaaaaaaatatatgCGAGGCTTTAACCGGTACATTGCTAAATATTCCCGGGAAGACAAAAGATAGAGAATCTGTTCGTATTGATATGGCTGAAATGGGAATAAGAATGGAGCTGAGACCaaaaaattctggaaaaaaaGAGAAGTTACCGATGGCATCTTGGAACTTATTGCATAAAGAAAAAAAGATTGTCTGCTCGTCCTTGATTGGCATGAAGTTACCTGATGGTTTTTGTTCGAACCTTAAGGGTATAGTATCAATGGACACTCTGCGACTTGTTGGAATGAAATCTCACGACTGTCACACAATGTTGCATCACTTGCTCCCCATCGCACTTCGGTCAGTACTTCAAAAACAAGTCAGGTGCACTATTACCAGGTTTTGCCTTTTTTTCAAGGCAATTTGTAGTAAAATCATTGAGGTCGATAAATTAGAAAAAATGCAGTCTCAATTGGTGGAGACCTTATGCCAGCTAGAAAAGCACTTCCCCCCTTCCTTGTTTGATGTAATGATCCATCTCTCAGTTCATCTTGTAAGAGAAGTTGAGCTTTGTGGTCCTATCTTCCTACGTTGGATGTATCCTTTCGAGAGATATATGAAGACGTTCAAGGGATATGTTCGAAACAGGGCTCATCCGGAAGGTTGCATCGCTGAGGCCTATATTGCAGAAGAGGCGGTTGAGTGTTTAGTTAATTTTGAAGAACCAACAGTTGGGTTAACGGGAAGGGATAAGAACAAGGAGAAATA